GATCGTTTAGAATTAGTAAAAATGAAAAAAGTATTGATAAGACATTTATTGCTCATTAAATTCAAACAATCAGCAAAATTCTCTGAATTAGAAGAAATTATGGTTTTATTTGAATCATTGACTAATAAAATAGAAGGAATACTATCTGTCGAGTGTGGAGTGAATGATAATCCTGATAATAAAAATAAAGTCTACACACATTTAGTTATGATTACTTTTGAAAATGATGAATATCGTCGTAACTACTTAATGCATCCCGAGCATGTGGAGCTCAAAAAAATCTTTAAACCCTTAGTAGAGGAACTGATAGTATTTGATTACAAAGTATTATTGTTACAAAATGAGTTAGATAAGAAAGGTACGATATATTAGAAATGATGATGAAAATTTTAGCGAAAGTATTGCAGATTTATTTTTAGTTTTTATTTACTATTTAAAGAATAATAGAATTATATCTAAAATTTTTAAATAAGCTGATTTTTTAACTTTAATAGTTTTAATACAAAAATACTTTATAAAATGTTAAATAATAATTACATTAAATTATTTCAAGAATTACAAACCATTATTCCGCATGAAAGATTATTTCAAGATGAATTAAATACTCTAGCATACGGAACCGATGCAAGTTTTTACAGACTTACTCCTAAAATTGTTGTTAAAGTAATTTCGGAAGACGAAGTTGTAAAAGTTATAAAAAGTTGTAATAACTTAAACATTGCAATAACTTTTCGCGCTTCTGGAACAAGTTTATCTGGACAATCAATTTCTGATTCTGTTTTATTAGTTGCAGATAGATCTTGGAATACAATTAAAATTTCAGAGGATAAATCAAAAATAACATTAGATCCAGCCGTTCTGGGAGCCAGAGCAAATTTTGAATTAGCTAGATTCAACAAGAAAATTGGGCCGGATCCCGCTTCTATAAATGCTGCAACTGTTTGTGGTATTGCATCTAATAATGCAAGTGGAATGACAAGTGGTGTAAAATATAATTCTTATAATACAATTTCTGATATGAGAATTGTTTTTGCAAATGGAGAAGTTCTAGATACTTCTGATTCTGTACAAAAAGTAAAATTTATTGAAAATAATAGAGAGTTTATTGCCGGGCTCTTTAATATTTCATTTGATTTGAATCATAATGATATACTAAAGACGAGGATTAAGAATAAATATCAAATTAAAAATACAACTGGTTATAGTGTAAATTCATTAATAGATTTTAAAGATCCCATCGAAATTATAAAACACTTAATGATTGGCTCTGAAGGAACCCTTGGATTCATTTCTCAAATAACGTTTAGTACTATTAAATCGAATCCAAATAAAGGAACAGCATTAATAATTTTCCCAAATATAAAAACAGCATGTTCAGTAATTCAAATTTTAAATGAACTTCCGATTGATGCAGCAGAATTGATGGATAGGGCTTCTTTAAAATCAGTAGAAAATAAAGAAGGAATGCCGATTTATCTTAAATCACTTGATATTGATGCGACTGCACTTTTAGTTGAAACATCTGCACCGGATGAAACAATCCTTGATTTTAATATTAACAAGATAATAAATGAGTTAAGTACCGTTAATACTATTTATCCAATTGAGTTTACCAAAGATAAATTTGAATATTTGAAACTATGGAATGTTAGAAAGGGTTTATTTCCTTCAGTAAGTAAATCTAGAAAAAAAGGGACTACAGTTATTATTGAAGATCTTAATTTCAATACTGAAGATTTAGCCGATGCAGTTATTGATTTAAAAAAACTATTTATTAAACATGGATATTCAGAAAATATAATCTGGGGACATGCTCTTTCCGGAAATCTCCATTTTGTATTTGCTCAAGATTTTAATATTCCAAACGAAATAGACAGATATCGAATATTTATGAATGAGGTGGTGGAATTAGTTATTAAAAAATATGACGGCTCACTAAAAGCAGAACACGGAACAGGAAGAAATATGGCTCCATTCGTTAAATATGAATGGGGTGAAGAAATTTATAATATTATGTGTGAAGTTAAAAATTTATTTGATCCAAAAGGAATACTGAATCCAGGTGTGTTAATAAATTATGATGATCAAGTTCACTTAAAAAATTTGAAACCAACGCCAATTGTAAACGATATAATTGATAAATGTATTGATTGCGGATTTTGTGAAAATAATTGCCCATCAAAAAATTTAACACTAACCCCCAGGCAAAGAATTACAGTTTGGAGAGAAATTAATAATCTTAAAATTATTGGAACAAACGAAACTAAACTAAGGAGTTTGGAAAACTCTTATAAATATTATGGAGAACAAACTTGTGCAACAGACGGCTTGTGTGAGTTAAGCTGTCCAGTAAATATTGATACCGGAAAACTCATTAAAGAAATCCGAAACTCTATCATAACAAAACATGAAAAATCCATTGCCGAATTTAGTTCGAAATATTTTAGTACCTTAACTTTTTTGATAAGAAAGATGTTGAATTTTGCCTCAGTGATGCGTAAGATTTTTGGCGATAATTTTTTATATCAAACATCAAACAAACTCAGAACAAAATTTAAACAAAATCTTCCTATTTGGAACAATGCATTACCTAAAGGCGCAAAGTTTAAATTCAATAGAGAAGAAATTTCACAATCTGAAAAAACAGTTGTCTATTTTCCAAGCTGCATAAGCAGAACTTTTGGCAATCAACCAAATACTAAATTTAAACATGAATTAAATTCTGCTATGGAAAATTTATTAAAGAAATCTGGTTATCAAGTTATATATCCCGACAACATAAATTCACTATGCTGTGGTATGCCATTTTCAAGTAAAGGATTTTTTAATGAAGCAAATAAAAAAAGTAATGAATTATATCTTCAATTATTAAAATCTTCAAATAATGGAAATATTCAAGTTGTCTTTGATACAAGTCCATGTGTAAAAACATTTAAAGATTATTTAAAAAAAATTGAAGATAAAAAATTGCATGTTTTTGATAGTATTGAATTTATACATGACTATTTACTAAATGAATTAGAAATAATATCAACAGACGAAGCAATTACGCTTCATAGTACATGCAGTGCAACTAAAATGGAATTACAAGAAAAGTTAGTTTCAATTGCTAAAAAATGCAGTAAAAATGTTTATGTCCCAGAAGAAATAAATTGCTGCGGTTTTGCTGGTGATAGAGGATTTACCTTCCCTGAATTAAATGAATCTGCTCTCCAAAATTTAAACACTTTTGTGGAAGAACATAAATGTACAAACGGATTTTCAACAAGTAAAACTTGTGAAATTGGATTAACAAAAAACAGTGGAATTAATTATCAGTCAATTATTTATTTGGTAGAAAGCTGCAGTAAATCAAAAAAATAAATTTTTCTTATTTTCTTAAACTATTCATAACAATTTTAAGCTATTATTTCTAATAAAAAATATTTTATAAAATGGGACATTGTAAAAGAATTCTAAAGTAAATCTAAATCATTGGAATAGAATATTAAAATAAAATCTAATTGAATTTCGATTATTAATTTTGTGAAACGTTAACATAGTATCTACCACGTTAATTGTTAAAGAATTAAACAATTTGGTAGACGATGGAAAATAAATTAGTTGTCATTGAAATAGATCATCTCTTTTCTCTAATTAAACAAGCATTAAATGAAGAACTTATTAAACGAGAAAAATCTGAAAAACAAAAAGATTTACTGAATTTTAGGGAAACTTGTGAATTTTTAGGAATTCATCCATCTACACTGAATAAATGGAAAGCAAAGAATAAGGTTCCTTATAAAAGGCTAGGTAAAAGAATATTTTTTCAAAGAGAAGAAATACTTAACTCACTTAAAGAATCCAATTACTATAAACTAAAAAAGATTTACAGTCAATATAATTGACATAGTAATTTTCATATCTCACTTCACGAACAACAAATTATCCTTAATTTTATAACAATAAAAATATTGCTAACCTTATTTTCTTCTCAATAATTAAAATTATTAAAAAAAATTATTTTCTGACCTGCCCCCGATAAATGTACCAATGATAAAGTTAGTTATACCTATCATCAAGCATTGGCTACTTGGTGTAGGAGTATTACCTCCGGTACCGGAGGTAAAAAATTTAATGAACTATGCGGTCTGATTTTATTAAATTCTTGCCGCCACCTTTCTGTTAAAACTTTTACCTCTAATATAGAATCAAATATCTCTCCATTCAATAATTCATCTCTTAATTTTCCATTAAATGATTCTATATATCCATTTTCCCATGGACTACCCGGTTCTATATAGGCTGTCTTGACTCCTATTCTTCTTAACCATTTTCTAAGTACTATTGTTGTAAATTCACTCCCATTATCTGATCGTATATAATCTGGAACTTCATGTGTAATAAACAACTCTGATAACTTATACAGAACTTCAGAGGACTTGATTTGAAGTTCAACATGTATTGCTAAACATTCCCTTGTATATTCATCAATTATGTTCAACATCCTCATTGTTTTTCCATCACTTGTTCTTTCATACACAAAATCATAGCTCCAAACATGATTTTTATATTCCGGCTTTAGTCTTATGCATGATCCGTCATTTAACCACAATCTCTTCCTTTTGGGTTGTTTTTGTGGAACTTTTAGTCCTTCTGTTCTCCATATTCTTTCAACCCTTTTATGATTTACTTTCCACCCCTTTATTTTTTAGTAATGCTGTTATTCGTCTGTAACCGTATCTTCCATAGTCTTTTGCCAGCTTTATTATATCATTTGTTAATGCTTCCTCATCGGCTCTCTTTTTCTCTCTTATTCTTTGGGTTGAACGTGCTTGACCTTATACTCGACACGCCTTCCGTTCTGAAACACTTAATATTTTCACTATTTCTTTTATTGCCCGATTTATCCGCCGTGGTGGACGCTTCTTTGCCGGGCTTAATAATTTCCCCGACTTGCTTTCTTCAATATTGAATTATCTAATGTCAATTCTGCTACTATTTTTTTTAAATCGACTATTTTCTTGTTCCAATACTTTCATTTTTTGCTTGATCTATTCGTATGCTTCCATATTCTTTCCGCCATCGGTAATATGTCTGTTCATGTATTCCTAATTGTTTACATATCAGATCTATACTCTTACCTTCCGTATGCATTACTTCTGCTTCTCGCAGTTTATTTATGATTTGTTCTGTTGTAAATTTAACCCTTCCCATATTTTTTCTCCTTTTGATCCTAATATACTAACTGGATCTCTTTTTGGGGGGCACGTCAGTTTAAAGATTTATTTTGAAGCCCATAAAATTGAAAATTCTCCTCATACTTTTTGGCTTTTTAATCCTTGGTTTAACACAAAAAATGAAATTATTTTAAATTTTCTGAATAAAATTTTTACAGAAAAAAGTAAATATTGATTGATTTTAATAATGATAAGTTCTAGAAAAAATCAATAATTTCTTGACTTTTTATCAAAATTTGATGAATTTAGTAACCGTTTAAGTAATCGATATAGTTACTGATAAAGTTAATTCACTTAAATTTTTTCTGTGTTGAATAATAATAATTTATGTTAGTTGACATAAGGCTTTTATGAAAAGATTAATTTTTATAATAATTTTGTTTATTTCAATTTCTACAAACGCTCAAATCGAAAATTCGCTAAATCCTGAAATTCAAATTTCACCAAAATTAT
The nucleotide sequence above comes from Ignavibacteriota bacterium. Encoded proteins:
- a CDS encoding Dabb family protein, which produces MKKVLIRHLLLIKFKQSAKFSELEEIMVLFESLTNKIEGILSVECGVNDNPDNKNKVYTHLVMITFENDEYRRNYLMHPEHVELKKIFKPLVEELIVFDYKVLLLQNELDKKGTIY
- a CDS encoding FAD-binding oxidoreductase yields the protein MLNNNYIKLFQELQTIIPHERLFQDELNTLAYGTDASFYRLTPKIVVKVISEDEVVKVIKSCNNLNIAITFRASGTSLSGQSISDSVLLVADRSWNTIKISEDKSKITLDPAVLGARANFELARFNKKIGPDPASINAATVCGIASNNASGMTSGVKYNSYNTISDMRIVFANGEVLDTSDSVQKVKFIENNREFIAGLFNISFDLNHNDILKTRIKNKYQIKNTTGYSVNSLIDFKDPIEIIKHLMIGSEGTLGFISQITFSTIKSNPNKGTALIIFPNIKTACSVIQILNELPIDAAELMDRASLKSVENKEGMPIYLKSLDIDATALLVETSAPDETILDFNINKIINELSTVNTIYPIEFTKDKFEYLKLWNVRKGLFPSVSKSRKKGTTVIIEDLNFNTEDLADAVIDLKKLFIKHGYSENIIWGHALSGNLHFVFAQDFNIPNEIDRYRIFMNEVVELVIKKYDGSLKAEHGTGRNMAPFVKYEWGEEIYNIMCEVKNLFDPKGILNPGVLINYDDQVHLKNLKPTPIVNDIIDKCIDCGFCENNCPSKNLTLTPRQRITVWREINNLKIIGTNETKLRSLENSYKYYGEQTCATDGLCELSCPVNIDTGKLIKEIRNSIITKHEKSIAEFSSKYFSTLTFLIRKMLNFASVMRKIFGDNFLYQTSNKLRTKFKQNLPIWNNALPKGAKFKFNREEISQSEKTVVYFPSCISRTFGNQPNTKFKHELNSAMENLLKKSGYQVIYPDNINSLCCGMPFSSKGFFNEANKKSNELYLQLLKSSNNGNIQVVFDTSPCVKTFKDYLKKIEDKKLHVFDSIEFIHDYLLNELEIISTDEAITLHSTCSATKMELQEKLVSIAKKCSKNVYVPEEINCCGFAGDRGFTFPELNESALQNLNTFVEEHKCTNGFSTSKTCEIGLTKNSGINYQSIIYLVESCSKSKK
- a CDS encoding helix-turn-helix domain-containing protein; the protein is MENKLVVIEIDHLFSLIKQALNEELIKREKSEKQKDLLNFRETCEFLGIHPSTLNKWKAKNKVPYKRLGKRIFFQREEILNSLKESNYYKLKKIYSQYN